Below is a window of Candidatus Thermoplasmatota archaeon DNA.
CAGCAATAGGTTCTTCAAGTTCTTTTCTATTACATTCTTCTTCACAGGGATGGTGACATACCCTGCTGCAAATTGCAGGAAATGGGTTTTTCTCCCTTATCAATGCGAGTGCTTCTTTAAATTTTGCTTGCGAAATTAATGCGATATAGCCTTGGGCGTTAACGCCTGCTGGGCATGCGTTTCTACAGGGTGAAATTCCTCTTTTATCAATTGTAAATTTATTTGGTACCGCTTGTGGAAAAGGTCTGTATATAGCTTTTCTTGGCGCAAGGTTCATTTCAAACTGATTAGGAATTTCTACGGGGCAATTTTTACTACAGTCACCACAGCCAGTACATTTTTTTTCGTCAACATACTTTGCCTTTTTCAAAATTTTCACTTTGAAATTTCCTGCTTCACCACTTACCTCCATTAGTTCAGAATAAGTGAGTAAGTTAATATTGGGATTCAGATAGCACTCAGCCATTTTCGGAGATAGTATGCAAATAGAGCAATCATTAGTTGGA
It encodes the following:
- a CDS encoding FAD-dependent oxidoreductase produces the protein MAECYLNPNINLLTYSELMEVSGEAGNFKVKILKKAKYVDEKKCTGCGDCSKNCPVEIPNQFEMNLAPRKAIYRPFPQAVPNKFTIDKRGISPCRNACPAGVNAQGYIALISQAKFKEALALIREKNPFPAICSRVCHHPCEEECNRKELEEPIAVAALKRFVADWGLEHYEKPARVEKTRKEKIAVIGSGPAGLTCAYYLAKLGYPVTVFEGLPTVGGMLAVGIPEYRLPKKVLQAEIDYIKDLGVEIKTNTKIESITSLKG